The Mauremys reevesii isolate NIE-2019 linkage group 22, ASM1616193v1, whole genome shotgun sequence genomic interval AAATAGTGATATTTTGTCTGAAACATCAGGAGGAAAGTACAAAGACAGGTGGTGAATAGAAATGTTTTGTCTGAAACATCAGGAGGAAAGTACAAGGGGAGGTAACGAACATGTCATGAAACCTCTAAGGTGATATGTAAGTTGTTTATCCCAGATTGTTTTCATTTATAAATGTTGGAATATCTCGCCTTAACCCTTCgcctggcctagggggcagtgggaagTCCTGCCACTAACAGCTAgtccattgtcatgggcatacatgtgttagtgtccCTGTAACCATTGAGCTGGGGCATTAGCACTGTGCTTTGTTGGCAATAAATCTGGCCGGGTGCCTTCACTACTAAACAAGTCTCGTGGTCTCATTGGGCAGTTCGATTGGAGCCTGATGTATGGGCTATCTGGCCAGGGCTAGTGCAGCACGCGGaaaaaacacatgcacacaaCTGAACATCTGACGATGTGAGTGTGTCTGGGGGGttcctggggaggggcagagccaacTCCATGCTAGGGGCCTCCTGCCTCTCACTGTGTGTGTGAATCTCAGCAGCCCCGGACACAACCAACTATCAGGTCCTCTCcaagagccacccctgcctcctttcctaccatggtaTGTTCAGGGTCCTGTGACTGCACGGTGAATCTCTTCCTCCCCTCCGGGGCCTGGGCTGCCTCCGTGGGCTCCATCCTTCAGGACCCAGCCTGGCACAATTCCTGGGGAGAGTCCAGAGCAGACACTTCAGACACCAGCAGGGACCAGCCTCACCCAGCAGCCTGGCTATGAAGAGCTCGTAGCCCTGTGGTTACGCACCAAAGAGCTCTCAAGGGCAGGGGCTCGAGGCAGCAGGGCTTGAGCTCAGCACTGCACAGCATTTCTCTCGCCAGCCGGCTCAATGCAGCCCATTCCTTGGGGTTACGGCTAAGGCCCCCCTGCAGGGAAAACATTGGGTTAGTGTCCCCTGGGCATAAATCAGTAACATGTGACCAGGGGGAGGAAGGCAGGGGGGTGTCCTACACTGATGGTTGgctggtgccaggagccactcACTTCTACATGGCTGTCTGTCATGGATGACAGATTCTCCCAGCCTGGTGTTTGTGAGCCCCCGAGGTCATGGACAAGTTCAGGAGACTTTATGGCTAGATGGGGACGGGGGGAAAGGTCAGCatggcaggagctgagagaccctATTTCCCAGGGAGCTCTGGGGTGCCTCACAATTCAGGCCTCCCAGCAGTAGGGCTAGTCCTGGCTCTCCACTGAAGCCCACGAGTCAGGGCGCAATGACCCCCAGCCCAGGTCAGGGCTTGACACCCCCTGCCAGAGTTGGGGGGGCGGGCAGGGTAAGTGCCAGGACTAGAGTTGCCAACCccccaggattggcctggagtctccaggaattaaagatgaatcgTCCATTAAATATTCTGTCAcatgatgaaatctccaggaatgcaGCCAATCAAACTTGGCAACCCAAGTCGGGGCTGGGTTATGGGTCTGGGGTAAGGCGCCCGGCACTGAGTCGGTGACGGGGTCGCAGTTGAGGTCAGAGCCTGACGCCCCCCACTGCCGCCCACTCACGTGACGCTTTTCAGCGTTCGGCGGTCACCCGGAGGAGCGCTCCGCCCTGTGATTGGCTGTGCCGCCGCCAGACAGAACAACCCGCGTCTCGGACCCACGCGCATGCGCATTAGTCTCCGTCCTCACCGGCGCCGCGTCACCCTAATTAAGGGGGGAGCGGAGCGGTTCCCCCGCCGAGCGCGAGCTGGGGGGTGTCCGCAGCCTCGCGGGCCTCTGTGGTGTCCAGCGATGGCCCGCGGGGAGGACTCCAGCTCCGACGCGCCTCCGGACTCTATGGTGTGGAGCCCGGGGAGAGCGGCGTCCCCCGCTGGCCGCTCTATCTGCGGGGCTGCCGGGACTCTGTGGTAGCGAGATGCGCTCACTGGGACCTGTCTAGCTTCGGGTCCTCCGGACTCTATGGTATGGAGCCTGGGGAGAGCGGCTTCCCCCACTGGCCGCTCTACCTGCTTGGCTGCCGGGACTCTGTGGTAGGGAGCCGCGCTTACTGGGACCTGTCTAGCTTTGGGTCCTCCGGACTCTATGGTACGGAGCCCGGGACAGCTGGGACTCTGGTAGCAAGAAGGCGGAGGAGGTGTCGAGATGGGCTCATTGGGGGGCCTGTCTAGCCTCGGGTCCTCCGGACTCTATGGTGTGGggaaggctggggccccagcctgggtggggtgtgtgaaagctCCGCGCTTTTCCCGGGCGGCGCGGGGCCTGGTGCCCTTCCCCTTCTCGGGCTGTTCCTGTGGGGCCGAGGCCTGAGCAGTCGCGCCAAACAGCTGGGCCTTGGTCTCAGCCCGCCCGCGAGGAGCAGGCGCGAGTGGGGGCACCCGGGGGGCAGCCCCGCATGCAAATGAGTCCAACAATTCCAACTGGACTGAATTTATGCTAATAAATGAGCAATTCTAGTTCCTCTGGTTTGTTACCCACAGGCCTGGCCTTGGTGAACTGTTCAGAAATCATGGACGGGGGGATTGTGGAGcataggcagggagctggggcgatttgggggtgggagtgggacagTTGGGATAAATGGGCCTAGAAATTTACTCTAAGGGTGAGCTCAGTTGTGTAAGTGCACAAGATCTCACAATAACCTGTAACCACAACTGGGGCTGGGAAAAGGAGTGTGGGAGACAGAATGActgactgaattagtccaaacaagaAGGCCTCCTGCTCTAACTCTCAtaactcctcctcttcccccaggccTGACCACCTGCCTTGTGTGGCTATGGGCCCTCGCCAATAGGTGGCTTCACACATCCACCCATCCACTCCCCTTGTGTGTAAGGACAATGCTGGGAGCAGCAGAATCACAGGGCTCTCACACCATCTGCTcagtgccccctccctcccacacacatatAAAGCCCCATAGTTCTGAGATTCAGCCCCCTGCTGCAAGCtgatccatccccaccctcccccattgCAGGGACCCCTGGAGTTCACAGACAGCCCCCAGAGCAGGTGTTCTCAAATGGGGGGTCAggacatggggggttgtgagctgtcaacctccaccccaaatcctgctttgcctccagcatttataagggtgttaaatatataaaattgtgtttttaatttataagggagggtcacactcagaggcttgctatgtgaaagggggtcaccagtacaaaagttggaGAGGCGCTGCCCTAGCGCCTGCTGGGAGAGATGCATGTTGACTGCCAGTGACAGACACCCGACCACCGTGGAGCCTTGCAGCATTGGGGGCTGGGCTAGCTCCACCTAGGGCTAAAGGCAACCCTCCATGGTGACCCCAGACACGCCCCAGCATGTCCCTCATCTAGCTGCCCTACAGGGAGGGCTGGGGCCCTGCACAGCATGCCTACAGGGTCCAAATCTAGTCTGAGTGCCCTGTACCGTTCTACAGGGAGGGGGCCCTGGCTATGGCAGAGTTACAAGGCCAgacctgcaggggctgggagctggcagagcgcCATGCCCGAGAGCTCTTCGGGCAGGTTTCCCTGCACAGCCCTTCTCCTTGACCACAGGGGCAGAGGAAACAGCAATGCTGGGGGAGAGCATTTCTAAGGAGCCAGAGTTCAGCCCAGCCTATGTGCTGAAAGCTGTAGGGTCCCCTGGGCCTGCCAGCAGGATGAGGTTTAGCTGCCAGTTCAGTAGCACCAGGTGGGACTCGGCCTGAGGATGGCTGGCACTTCAGCCAGCCTGAAGGAGGCACTTCTCCCTCACTCCCAGGGCCACCCCCTCTGGCAATGGCTTTGGCAAAGCCATGGCCTAGGTGGGGAGAGCACAGACCTCGCAGCTTCCTCCTGGTCAAAGGGAAGGTGTGTGGTGTAGGTGGAGCCACAGGGCAGTAATGGCACATGCCAAAGGGCCGGGCTGGTGTCCTGAAAATCCTAGGAAGCCAAGTTGGTGCCACTGTCTCATTTGTACCATTTAGCCAAGGCTGGTGGACCCAGCTCTGGGGCACTGTCCCATTCTCCCCACACAGGTCAGTGCCCATGGCTGGAGGGGCAGTGCAGAACTGCACCCTGGGCCATGCTGGCAGCTGGAGGACCCAGCCCAGCTGTGCTCTGGGACGACTGCATATGCTGGAGAGTGCAGGGGAAGGGTCCTGACCCCACAGGCTCAATGCTCAGCTCAAGGTTGGTCCCTGCTTTCAATTGGTCCTGGCCTCCTGCcaggcaggaggggatgaggCCAAGCGCCTCCTCGGGGAGTAGTGTGGTTCTGCTATGGCTGCCCAGAATATGCCCAACACCTCCATGCCAGGAATAAAACCATCCCTGCTGCACCAACAGCTGAaaaagctgcagccagagaggcGGCagcgcaggggctgcaggagcctCTTCTGGGGCCGCCTCAGGGTGCCAGGCCAAGCCAAAAgcgggggacacacacacacccctggcagCGCTTGCCAGCTCCTGGAGGCTCTCTCCCGTGTGAAGGGACATAGAGTGGGCAGTGAGTCTGGCCCAACCTTCTGAACTGCTACCTGCACATcactctcctccctgctccttcgGGCCCGAAGGCTGGACCTGAGCAACCCCCGCCAAGGAGCGCTGGATGCGAAGGGGCCCAGGAGAGGCCAAGCAGCTCCTGGGACAGAGCCACAAGGGTGGGGTGGCAGCAGTGGCTCACTCCAGAGTCCCCAGGGCCTGCCCCCAGTAACACCAGCATTGTCTAAGGGACATGAGCCACCTTTCCATGGAGCCCAGACCCACTCTGAGCATCCCTGGCAGGTGGGGGGCTACAGCCCTGTACCCACCCTGGCCCAACCCCAGCTCCCCAAAGGCAGCAGTGACGGGCTGGGGGAGCCTGTCGGGAGCGATGCAGAAGCCCCGCTAGAGTCGGCGTGGTCTCTGCCAGCCAGGTACCTGCCCGGCTGAGGTGCCTGGGCTGATAGCAAACCCAGTGCGGGCAGGGACAGCGGACATGAGGGAGGTGCCCATTGGGGGCGAGGGGGCTGGAGCCATACAGAGCAAGCAAGCTCTTCacccatggggaggggggtgcagagcagagagaggaaggagcAGCACTGAGGCAGGGGACTCATGGGTGGTGGGAGCACAGTCCAGCAGGCAGCAGTTCTCATCCTCAGCTGCACTGGCACTGTCCCAGGGTCAGCCTGCAGACCAggcattgtggggggggggggacaaggggTGCACGCAGACCAGGTGGTGCAGGGGGGAGGGCGGTGCAGGCATTGCccagcgggcgggggggggggggagaagcaggcaCATCAGGCACTGCTGGGGTTGGGGAGGTGGACAATCACTAGCAGCTGCAGCTGTTTCTGACCAGGTcccgttggggggggggggggacacagcaCCTGCCTGGCCAGGCTCCACGCCCAGACCCTTGACCTGCATAGGGCACCTGAGTCCCCAGCCCCTCTTCCCATCACACACGGCCTcgaggaggcagcaggagagaGCCCTTCCTTGGGGCCCCTGCCAGCCCGTAACCCACCTCCAGGAATTCTCCcgaggctggagcccagcagagCACCGCTGCCCTGGCACAGGAAGAGGCTATGCTGAAGTCACCACAAGGGGGAAGGACAGATAGACACATGCACACACGGCACCGAGCTATCCGCTCTCTCCATCGCACTCCCCCAGGAGGAACGGCCAGCAATGCCCGGCCTGGCACacagcctcttcccccagcgcagCTCATGTGGCCCAAGGCAGCAGTGCAAACCACAGGCAGCCCCCCCCCGGATGGAgccaggctctgagcagggacGAGCTCCATCTCCCTGCCTGTCCCACCACAGAGGAGCGGGGCTGGCCCCTGGCCTGGGAACTCAGTCGCAAGTGTTTGTTCAAAGCAGGTTTATTTGCTGAGCGAGCGGCCGGCCGTGCTAGGGCCTAAGGCAGGGCCGTGTGTGCTGACAAGTCCGGAGTGAGCGCCAGGCTCAtgggggagccaggcagggacTCCCCACTGCAGTCCCTGTGGGGAGTGGCCGCCTTGGCCTTGGCAGGCATGTTGGGGCCTGTGCCTCTCTGGGCCCAGTAGGAGGCAGACAGGCTCATGGCCGCCTGGAGCCGGGCCCAGGTCTGAGAGTTGTTGCTCTGCATGGCCTCGCAGAGGAGCCGGGCATGCTCCCGCAGCTCTGCGATCTCCCGCTGGGTGCTGCTGTTCTGCCGGATCAGCTCCTTGGTCCGCAGGGTGACACCCAGCAGCCCCGACTTCCTCAGGATCTCCACCGTGTTGTGGAAGCGCCGCTGCTTCCCGAGGCTCGAGCCCAGCTTCTTGGAGGCCTTGGCCAGGATcctcccctcagccaggtccaggAGTGCTGGGCTCCCCTGGGCGGCGATGGAGCTGGGTGCCGGCCGAGCCAGCTCCGTGGAGGAGGTGACAGTGTTCTGGGACAGTGgctctgagctgccagcagagggcACCTGCAGGGCGCCACCCTGGCACTGTTCCTCCCGcagcccacagctggtgggagcATCCAACTCAGAGGACGACACCCAGGCCTCCTCCAGGCAAAAGCGCTTGCTCTTGGCATGGCCGGCACTGCCActtgggggcaggggcccagccGAAGCCTCGTTCTCCTGGCTGTGGCCCGGGTGTGGAGCGATCCTGGGGTAGGCGTTGAGGATGGGCAGGTAGGTGTCCTTGGCCTGTGGCTTCCGGCCAGGCAGCAGCGGCTTCAGCGTGGCCGTAGCCATCGGCTGCTGGAGGAAGATGAGCCGGGCCTGGCCCTGCACACTGTCCGGGGGGGCTTGGCCACTCCAGGGCAGAAGCTGG includes:
- the LOC120388100 gene encoding CLOCK-interacting pacemaker-like isoform X1, translated to MEFSIWSLARKMGLEMPAEKPPATERPCQPLVERGMAVGGTAAATVSSKGRTGLLEKPAMGGEGSRKSPGPHPPASESEKDSGFSDTSSESLSTLDQAEAEEPSICASHWATNGPRLRTAQDLDSTFTRFTPVYIVKNVILKQPPGASSSTQLLPWSGQAPPDSVQGQARLIFLQQPMATATLKPLLPGRKPQAKDTYLPILNAYPRIAPHPGHSQENEASAGPLPPSGSAGHAKSKRFCLEEAWVSSSELDAPTSCGLREEQCQGGALQVPSAGSSEPLSQNTVTSSTELARPAPSSIAAQGSPALLDLAEGRILAKASKKLGSSLGKQRRFHNTVEILRKSGLLGVTLRTKELIRQNSSTQREIAELREHARLLCEAMQSNNSQTWARLQAAMSLSASYWAQRGTGPNMPAKAKAATPHRDCSGESLPGSPMSLALTPDLSAHTALP
- the LOC120388100 gene encoding CLOCK-interacting pacemaker-like isoform X2, whose translation is MPAEKPPATERPCQPLVERGMAVGGTAAATVSSKGRTGLLEKPAMGGEGSRKSPGPHPPASESEKDSGFSDTSSESLSTLDQAEAEEPSICASHWATNGPRLRTAQDLDSTFTRFTPVYIVKNVILKQPPGASSSTQLLPWSGQAPPDSVQGQARLIFLQQPMATATLKPLLPGRKPQAKDTYLPILNAYPRIAPHPGHSQENEASAGPLPPSGSAGHAKSKRFCLEEAWVSSSELDAPTSCGLREEQCQGGALQVPSAGSSEPLSQNTVTSSTELARPAPSSIAAQGSPALLDLAEGRILAKASKKLGSSLGKQRRFHNTVEILRKSGLLGVTLRTKELIRQNSSTQREIAELREHARLLCEAMQSNNSQTWARLQAAMSLSASYWAQRGTGPNMPAKAKAATPHRDCSGESLPGSPMSLALTPDLSAHTALP